The proteins below are encoded in one region of Aphelocoma coerulescens isolate FSJ_1873_10779 chromosome 4, UR_Acoe_1.0, whole genome shotgun sequence:
- the LOC138109456 gene encoding acrosin-like isoform X1: MVFRGLLSLHTLWGASAGAAASHGAGWKLLSACRGSCGLRPLTSDDEQGMTRVVGGTSAKAGAWPWLVSIQDPSVSGTGHLCGGSLISTQWVLTAAHCFADSRNISAMRLLIGATQLTEPGPGAEVRLIKRLLVHKEYGASDQSNDIALLELNEPVLCSPYIQLVCVPNATLNVAELETCYVAGWGATTARSQKSSDVLQEAKVHLIGVQICNSSEWYAGAIHTHNLCAGYPEGGIDTCQGDSGGPLMCKDNNADFFWVVGVTSWGRGCARAKQPGIYTSVQHFHDWILVQMELLPQVEASRAWTHTTASQPWTHHTNAPWPTQKPWPTRPPTQKPWPTALPTHKPWPTALPTHKPWPKPTPTQKPSSIPTPVKETNRCPFPVKKLVEFFAQIKELLKNLKGITG; this comes from the exons ATGGTCTTCCGTGGCCTGCTGTCCCTGCACACCTTGTGGGGAGcttctgctggagcagcagcaagcCATGGAGCAGGATGGAAATTACTTTCTGCTTGCAGAGGGAGCTGTGGGCTCCGGCCCTTGACTTCTGATGATGAGCAAGGCATGACACGCGTCGTGGGTGGCACAAGTGCCAAGGCAGGGGCCTGGCCCTGGCTTGTTAGCATCCAAGATCCCTCGGTATCAGGCACGGGGCATCTGTGTGGAGGGTCCCTCATCAGCACACAGTGGGTCCTTACTGCAGCCCACTGCTTTGCCGACTCCAG GAACATCAGCGCCATGCGCCTGCTGATCGGGGCCACCCAGCTGACTGAGCCGGGCCCTGGGGCCGAGGTGCGCCTGATCAAGCGGCTGCTGGTTCACAAGGAATACGGTGCTTCTGACCAGAGCAATGACATCGCGCTGCTGGAACTGAACGAGCCTGTCCTGTGCAGCCCCTACATCCAGCTGGTCTGTGTGCCCAACGCCACGCTAAATGTGGCAGAGCTGGAAACCTGCTATGTCGCTGGCTGGGGTGCCACCACTGCAAGAT CTCAAAAATCAAGCGATGTCCTGCAGGAGGCCAAGGTCCACCTTATTGGTGTCCAGATCTGCAACAGCAGCGAGTGGTACGCAGGGGCCATCCACACCCACAACTTGTGTGCTGGCTACCCGGAGGGTGGCATTGACACCTGCCAG GGTGACAGCGGTGGTCCTCTCATGTGCAAAGACAACAACGCTGACTTCTTCTGGGTCGTCGGAGTGACCAGCTGGGGAAGAGGCTGCGCCAGAGCAAAACAGCCTGGAATATATACCTCTGTTCAGCACTTCCATGACTGGATTCTGGTCCAGATGGAACTGCTTCCACAAGTAGAGGCTTCTCGGGCATGGACTCATACAACCGCCTCACAACCCTGGACTCATCATACGAATGCCCCATGGCCCACTCAGAAGCCATGGCCGACACGACCACCCACTCAGAAGCCATGGCCAACAGCACTCCCCACTCATAAGCCATGGCCAACAGCACTCCCCACTCATAAGCCATGGCCAAAACCAACCCCCACTCAAAAGCCAAGTTCAATACCAACACCAGTGAAAGAGACTAACAGGTGCCCATTTCCAGTCAAGAAGCTGGTGGAATTCTTCGCTCAGATCAAAGAGCTCCTGAAGAACCTAAAGGGAATTACAGGTTGA
- the LOC138109456 gene encoding acrosin-like isoform X2, protein MTRVVGGTSAKAGAWPWLVSIQDPSVSGTGHLCGGSLISTQWVLTAAHCFADSRNISAMRLLIGATQLTEPGPGAEVRLIKRLLVHKEYGASDQSNDIALLELNEPVLCSPYIQLVCVPNATLNVAELETCYVAGWGATTARSQKSSDVLQEAKVHLIGVQICNSSEWYAGAIHTHNLCAGYPEGGIDTCQGDSGGPLMCKDNNADFFWVVGVTSWGRGCARAKQPGIYTSVQHFHDWILVQMELLPQVEASRAWTHTTASQPWTHHTNAPWPTQKPWPTRPPTQKPWPTALPTHKPWPTALPTHKPWPKPTPTQKPSSIPTPVKETNRCPFPVKKLVEFFAQIKELLKNLKGITG, encoded by the exons ATGACACGCGTCGTGGGTGGCACAAGTGCCAAGGCAGGGGCCTGGCCCTGGCTTGTTAGCATCCAAGATCCCTCGGTATCAGGCACGGGGCATCTGTGTGGAGGGTCCCTCATCAGCACACAGTGGGTCCTTACTGCAGCCCACTGCTTTGCCGACTCCAG GAACATCAGCGCCATGCGCCTGCTGATCGGGGCCACCCAGCTGACTGAGCCGGGCCCTGGGGCCGAGGTGCGCCTGATCAAGCGGCTGCTGGTTCACAAGGAATACGGTGCTTCTGACCAGAGCAATGACATCGCGCTGCTGGAACTGAACGAGCCTGTCCTGTGCAGCCCCTACATCCAGCTGGTCTGTGTGCCCAACGCCACGCTAAATGTGGCAGAGCTGGAAACCTGCTATGTCGCTGGCTGGGGTGCCACCACTGCAAGAT CTCAAAAATCAAGCGATGTCCTGCAGGAGGCCAAGGTCCACCTTATTGGTGTCCAGATCTGCAACAGCAGCGAGTGGTACGCAGGGGCCATCCACACCCACAACTTGTGTGCTGGCTACCCGGAGGGTGGCATTGACACCTGCCAG GGTGACAGCGGTGGTCCTCTCATGTGCAAAGACAACAACGCTGACTTCTTCTGGGTCGTCGGAGTGACCAGCTGGGGAAGAGGCTGCGCCAGAGCAAAACAGCCTGGAATATATACCTCTGTTCAGCACTTCCATGACTGGATTCTGGTCCAGATGGAACTGCTTCCACAAGTAGAGGCTTCTCGGGCATGGACTCATACAACCGCCTCACAACCCTGGACTCATCATACGAATGCCCCATGGCCCACTCAGAAGCCATGGCCGACACGACCACCCACTCAGAAGCCATGGCCAACAGCACTCCCCACTCATAAGCCATGGCCAACAGCACTCCCCACTCATAAGCCATGGCCAAAACCAACCCCCACTCAAAAGCCAAGTTCAATACCAACACCAGTGAAAGAGACTAACAGGTGCCCATTTCCAGTCAAGAAGCTGGTGGAATTCTTCGCTCAGATCAAAGAGCTCCTGAAGAACCTAAAGGGAATTACAGGTTGA